The candidate division WOR-3 bacterium genome has a window encoding:
- the nth gene encoding endonuclease III has protein sequence MDTKTLVKMLRILKKEYKKWNSPIVTEIAEKNKDPFKVLISTFLSSRTKDSITREASRRLFERAGTPYSMSKLKVSEIEKLIYPVAFYRTKAKRIPYIVKILLEKYKGKVPDSIEELLKLPGVGRKTANLVITLGFGKPGICVDTHVHRISNRFGYIKTKTPKETEFALREKLPKEWWIIYNDLLVTLGQNICFPRKPLCNSCSLNKLCEKQTL, from the coding sequence ATGGATACAAAAACTTTAGTAAAAATGCTAAGGATTCTAAAAAAAGAATATAAGAAATGGAATTCTCCTATTGTGACAGAAATAGCAGAGAAAAATAAAGATCCATTCAAGGTGCTCATTTCAACCTTCTTAAGCTCGAGAACTAAAGATTCTATTACAAGAGAGGCTTCAAGGAGATTGTTTGAAAGAGCTGGGACTCCTTATTCTATGAGTAAACTGAAAGTTTCAGAAATAGAAAAATTAATTTATCCTGTGGCTTTTTATCGCACGAAAGCCAAAAGGATTCCATATATTGTTAAGATCCTCTTGGAGAAGTATAAAGGGAAAGTTCCAGATTCTATAGAAGAATTACTAAAACTTCCAGGGGTAGGAAGAAAAACAGCAAATCTTGTAATAACTCTTGGTTTTGGGAAACCAGGAATTTGCGTAGATACTCACGTTCATCGCATTTCAAATAGATTTGGATATATTAAGACTAAAACACCCAAGGAGACAGAATTCGCCTTGCGAGAGAAATTACCAAAGGAGTGGTGGATAATTTATAACGATCTCCTCGTAACTCTTGGCCAAAATATATGCTTCCCAAGAAAACCCCTATGCAATAGCTGCTCCCTAAATAAACTATGTGAGAAGCAAACACTATAA